The Leptotrichia hongkongensis genome has a window encoding:
- the proB gene encoding glutamate 5-kinase, whose protein sequence is MKNSNTREKILENIQRIVVKVGTSTLTTENGHLDIEKIKRIVLELSNLQDKGYDVILVTSGAVGAGMGLLNISEKPKTLAEKQMLSAVGQVSLMQIYQTLFKEHNKIIGQLLLTKEEFSNRKRYLNMRNVCNAFLKRKIIPIINENDAIVSNALKIKVGDNDTMSALVSGLIDADLLIILSDIDGLYNKNPRKYDDANLINMVGDINEDIKQMAGAEGSKFGTGGMITKIIAAEMVTKIGTSLVIASGDDPHNITRIVEKENIGTLFVKKNKKISLRKYWLAYGPNKEGALTIDNGAKAALKNGNSLLPVGIKSIEGNFDKGAVIEIEDLEGKVVATGISNYSSEEINLIKGVKSENIEEILGYKYDDAVIHIDNVVMKK, encoded by the coding sequence ATGAAAAATAGTAACACAAGAGAAAAAATCTTGGAAAATATACAGAGGATAGTTGTAAAAGTTGGAACTTCTACACTTACAACTGAAAATGGGCATCTAGATATTGAAAAAATAAAGAGAATTGTGCTGGAACTGAGTAATTTACAGGATAAAGGGTATGATGTAATACTTGTAACTTCTGGTGCAGTTGGAGCTGGAATGGGGCTGCTTAATATAAGTGAAAAGCCTAAAACTTTGGCGGAAAAACAGATGCTGTCAGCAGTTGGACAAGTTTCACTTATGCAAATTTATCAGACATTATTTAAAGAACATAACAAAATAATTGGACAGCTTTTATTGACAAAAGAGGAATTTTCGAACAGAAAAAGATATTTGAACATGAGAAATGTCTGTAATGCTTTTCTAAAAAGAAAAATTATTCCGATTATAAATGAAAATGATGCAATTGTATCTAATGCTTTGAAAATTAAGGTTGGAGATAATGATACAATGTCAGCGCTTGTTTCTGGATTAATTGATGCTGATTTATTAATTATTTTATCCGATATTGACGGACTTTATAATAAAAATCCACGAAAATATGATGATGCTAATCTGATTAATATGGTTGGGGATATTAATGAAGATATAAAGCAGATGGCAGGAGCAGAAGGCTCAAAATTTGGAACTGGTGGAATGATAACAAAAATTATTGCTGCAGAAATGGTAACCAAAATTGGGACAAGTCTTGTAATTGCTAGTGGCGATGATCCTCATAATATAACTAGAATCGTTGAAAAAGAAAATATAGGAACACTTTTTGTGAAAAAAAATAAAAAAATCAGCTTACGAAAATACTGGCTTGCATATGGGCCTAATAAGGAAGGTGCATTAACAATCGATAATGGTGCAAAAGCAGCATTAAAAAATGGAAATAGCCTATTGCCTGTGGGAATAAAGTCTATTGAAGGAAATTTTGATAAAGGGGCAGTCATTGAAATAGAAGATTTGGAAGGTAAAGTTGTTGCAACAGGAATTTCAAATTATTCATCAGAGGAAATTAACCTTATAAAAGGCGTAAAAAGTGAAAATATAGAAGAAATACTGGGTTATAAATATGATGATGCTGTTATTCACATTGATAATGTAGTTATGAAAAAATAA
- the kdsB gene encoding 3-deoxy-manno-octulosonate cytidylyltransferase, with translation MKILGVIPARYASSRFEGKPLKDICGHAMIEWVYKRAKNADIDEIVVATDDERIFEAVKKFGGNVVMTAENHQNGTSRIIEVINKNEYQNYDFIINIQGDEPLIDIESINILANNYRDEKSEIVTLKQEMKSQKEIENPNHVKVITDFNDNAIYFSRSVIPYERDKNNSQNIRYFRHIGIYGYTAKFLNELKNLKDGVLEKIESLEQLRFIENGYKIKVLETDSNVIGVDTEEDLKEVVKFIEKKGIKLDS, from the coding sequence ATGAAAATATTGGGAGTTATACCAGCAAGATATGCATCCAGCAGGTTTGAGGGAAAGCCACTCAAGGATATTTGCGGACATGCTATGATTGAATGGGTTTATAAAAGAGCAAAAAATGCTGATATTGATGAGATCGTTGTGGCTACTGATGATGAGAGAATTTTTGAGGCGGTAAAAAAATTTGGCGGGAATGTGGTTATGACAGCTGAAAATCATCAGAATGGAACTTCCAGAATAATAGAAGTTATTAATAAAAATGAATATCAAAATTACGATTTTATCATAAATATTCAAGGGGACGAGCCATTAATTGACATTGAATCGATTAATATTCTGGCAAATAACTATAGAGATGAAAAATCGGAGATTGTTACATTGAAGCAGGAAATGAAATCTCAAAAGGAAATTGAAAATCCTAATCATGTAAAGGTAATCACAGACTTCAATGACAATGCCATTTATTTTAGCCGTTCAGTAATTCCATATGAGCGGGATAAAAATAATAGTCAAAATATAAGATATTTTAGACATATTGGAATTTATGGCTATACAGCAAAATTTTTAAATGAACTGAAAAATTTAAAAGACGGCGTTTTGGAAAAGATAGAGTCGCTTGAGCAATTGAGGTTTATTGAAAATGGATATAAAATAAAAGTTTTGGAAACTGATTCAAATGTAATAGGTGTGGATACAGAAGAAGATTTGAAGGAAGTTGTTAAATTTATAGAAAAAAAGGGAATAAAACTAGACAGCTGA
- a CDS encoding D-alanyl-D-alanine carboxypeptidase family protein — MVKRVKRVLILGVIALFAILAYAEGEQENGGTVSKESNPVIKEEKKNVSTDNKYDEVEQATKRGKEKHLGHNKKRKHEYFNENVSNSKRNSDQEKDEETDENKSTKNNKKTVQKKKVVKAIEHEHEGVSHYYGEVIKFIATEDGKVLKDKMSRKKHPIASLTKVMNILVALEQIDRGNAKLDDKVCFTPEIVNMGGSWLNAKAGDCYTLKDLLRAEIIYSANNAAYLVAYHIGKGNFDNFVKLMNDKAKELGMNDTRYYTPAGLPTSMTKKNMDISTAYDMYLLGKRAIRDERLRAWMKESELVLQNSAGEDVVYNNRNHLLDQFGIYGLKTGFHAQAGYNMIVSSKIGNLEIISVTLGNKSDDARTEDQKQEFTQLEKRMIPVYKAGQEINKKFKVKNAEAKEIKGVLTTNVYQIDNTNYKFEVKDLQVSAEKEGISKGDVIGKLEVLSNDNKVVETVDIVAQNDYKQLSLFRRILRFITLGLA; from the coding sequence ATGGTTAAAAGGGTAAAAAGAGTTTTGATACTTGGAGTAATTGCATTATTTGCAATTTTAGCCTATGCGGAAGGAGAGCAGGAAAATGGTGGGACTGTTTCTAAGGAAAGTAATCCTGTCATTAAGGAAGAAAAAAAAAATGTTTCGACTGATAACAAGTATGATGAGGTTGAACAGGCAACAAAAAGAGGGAAAGAAAAGCATTTAGGACATAACAAAAAAAGAAAGCACGAATATTTTAATGAAAACGTTTCAAATTCAAAGAGAAATAGTGATCAAGAAAAAGATGAAGAAACTGATGAAAATAAATCAACAAAAAATAATAAAAAGACTGTTCAGAAGAAAAAAGTCGTAAAAGCTATAGAACATGAGCATGAAGGAGTTTCTCACTATTATGGAGAAGTAATAAAATTTATTGCAACTGAAGATGGAAAAGTTTTAAAGGATAAAATGTCAAGAAAAAAACATCCGATAGCATCACTTACAAAAGTGATGAATATTTTAGTTGCACTTGAACAAATTGATAGAGGAAATGCGAAACTTGATGATAAAGTCTGCTTTACTCCTGAAATAGTAAATATGGGTGGAAGTTGGCTAAATGCAAAAGCAGGAGATTGTTATACTTTAAAAGATTTACTTCGTGCAGAGATAATATACTCAGCCAATAATGCTGCATATTTGGTAGCATATCACATAGGAAAAGGGAACTTTGATAATTTTGTAAAATTGATGAATGATAAGGCAAAAGAACTTGGAATGAATGATACTCGTTATTATACTCCAGCTGGTCTTCCAACTTCAATGACAAAAAAGAATATGGATATTTCAACGGCTTATGACATGTATTTACTTGGAAAAAGAGCTATAAGAGATGAAAGATTACGGGCTTGGATGAAGGAATCAGAATTGGTGCTGCAAAATTCAGCAGGAGAAGATGTTGTTTATAATAATAGAAATCATCTTTTGGATCAATTTGGAATTTACGGTCTGAAGACTGGATTTCATGCACAAGCTGGATACAATATGATAGTATCAAGTAAAATAGGAAATCTTGAAATCATTTCAGTCACATTGGGAAATAAGAGTGACGATGCTAGAACGGAAGATCAGAAGCAGGAATTTACACAGCTGGAAAAACGTATGATACCAGTTTACAAGGCAGGACAGGAAATTAATAAAAAGTTTAAGGTAAAAAATGCTGAAGCAAAAGAAATAAAAGGTGTTTTAACAACAAATGTCTACCAGATTGATAATACAAATTATAAATTTGAAGTAAAAGATTTACAAGTCTCAGCTGAAAAAGAAGGAATTTCTAAAGGAGATGTAATAGGTAAACTTGAAGTTCTGTCAAATGATAACAAGGTTGTAGAAACTGTTGACATTGTGGCACAGAATGACTATAAGCAGTTGTCTTTATTTAGACGTATTTTGAGATTTATAACACTTGGACTTGCATAA
- a CDS encoding TraX family protein produces the protein MSLFILKIIGIITMFLDHYHYIVGGSEILNIVGRIAFPIFAFTLSEGYTHTRNLKKYLLRLFIFAVGIQLPSILFSYNYPMNVFFTLFFGLLAIYVFNFKSIRIKPKFLWFIKISIIGFILFISQKYEFDYGIYGILLIMNFNIFRNDKFKILMNFLILNTFNKIFPNVFGLTDTQFFSLISLIFIFMYNGKKGRSMKYFFYLFYPIHFFILEIIKKISI, from the coding sequence TTGAGTTTATTTATTTTAAAGATAATTGGCATAATAACAATGTTTTTGGATCATTATCATTATATAGTTGGAGGAAGTGAGATTTTGAATATTGTTGGAAGGATTGCTTTTCCAATATTTGCATTTACACTTAGTGAAGGATATACACATACTCGGAATTTAAAAAAATATCTGTTAAGGTTGTTTATTTTTGCTGTGGGTATTCAGCTTCCATCGATTTTATTTAGTTATAATTATCCAATGAATGTATTTTTTACTTTATTTTTTGGGTTATTGGCCATTTATGTTTTTAATTTTAAAAGTATAAGAATAAAGCCCAAATTTTTGTGGTTCATTAAAATTAGCATAATTGGATTTATTTTATTTATTTCTCAAAAATATGAGTTCGATTATGGGATTTATGGAATTTTACTTATTATGAACTTTAATATTTTTAGAAATGATAAATTTAAAATTTTAATGAATTTTCTAATATTAAATACTTTTAATAAGATTTTTCCAAATGTTTTTGGATTAACTGATACTCAGTTTTTTTCATTGATTTCATTAATATTTATTTTTATGTATAATGGAAAAAAAGGAAGAAGTATGAAGTATTTTTTTTATTTATTTTATCCAATACATTTTTTTATTTTGGAAATTATAAAGAAAATTTCAATATGA
- a CDS encoding alpha-amylase, translating into MENGVMIQYFEWKLPNDGKHWQRLKEDAKHLSEIGISGVWIPPAYKGISQDDVGYGAYDLWDLGEFDQKGTVRTKYGTKQELIEAIEELHKYNINVYLDAVLNHKGGADETEKFLAIEVDPEDRTVEISDPFEIEGWTKFTFPGRNDKYSAFKWNYNLFDGVDFDNKTGKTAIYKIVGENKDWDEGVDSELGNYDYLMNADIDFSHPEVREEVIRWGKWVVNELKIDGFRMDAVKHIKDEFIAEFLTQVRAAYGEKFYSVGEYWRNDLEKLKEYLDNVGYKTDLFDVGLHFNMYDASKKKKDYDLREIFEHTIVATNPMAAVTFVDNHDSQKGSALESQVEDWFIPHSYAIILLSKDGYPCLFYGDYYGIGRKKSPHQWIIDKLLEIRRIYAYGEQINYLDNPNVIAIQRTGRDEWTGCVAVLSNSEEEEEIQIEFGKERAGEVWHEVTGSGYEDITIDEEGNVDFKVEPEKISVWIRKS; encoded by the coding sequence ATGGAAAATGGAGTAATGATACAGTATTTTGAGTGGAAATTACCAAATGATGGAAAACATTGGCAAAGATTAAAGGAAGATGCCAAACATCTGAGTGAAATCGGAATAAGTGGAGTGTGGATTCCACCTGCATATAAAGGGATTTCTCAAGATGATGTTGGCTATGGTGCTTATGATTTATGGGATTTAGGAGAATTTGACCAGAAAGGAACTGTCAGAACGAAATATGGGACAAAGCAGGAACTGATTGAAGCGATAGAAGAACTTCATAAATACAATATAAATGTGTATTTGGATGCTGTTTTGAATCATAAGGGGGGAGCTGACGAAACAGAAAAATTTTTGGCAATTGAAGTTGATCCAGAAGACAGGACTGTAGAAATATCGGATCCTTTTGAAATAGAAGGATGGACAAAATTTACTTTTCCTGGAAGAAATGATAAATACTCTGCATTCAAGTGGAATTATAATCTTTTCGATGGAGTAGATTTTGATAATAAAACTGGTAAAACTGCAATTTATAAAATTGTTGGGGAAAATAAGGACTGGGATGAAGGAGTTGACTCTGAACTTGGAAATTATGATTATCTGATGAATGCCGATATTGATTTTTCACATCCTGAAGTGCGTGAGGAAGTAATCCGTTGGGGAAAATGGGTTGTAAATGAATTAAAAATTGATGGATTCAGGATGGATGCAGTAAAACACATAAAAGATGAGTTTATAGCTGAATTTTTGACACAAGTAAGAGCAGCTTACGGAGAAAAATTTTATTCTGTTGGTGAATACTGGCGAAATGACTTGGAAAAATTGAAGGAATATTTGGATAATGTTGGTTATAAAACTGATTTATTTGATGTTGGGCTTCACTTTAATATGTATGATGCTTCTAAAAAGAAAAAGGATTATGATTTAAGAGAAATTTTTGAACATACAATAGTTGCAACAAATCCGATGGCAGCGGTAACATTTGTGGATAATCACGATTCTCAAAAAGGAAGTGCTTTAGAATCACAAGTGGAAGACTGGTTTATTCCTCATTCATATGCTATAATATTATTATCAAAAGATGGTTATCCTTGTCTATTTTATGGCGATTATTATGGAATAGGAAGAAAAAAAAGTCCACATCAATGGATAATTGATAAACTTCTGGAAATACGAAGAATTTATGCTTATGGAGAACAAATAAATTATCTGGATAATCCAAATGTAATTGCAATTCAAAGAACGGGAAGAGATGAATGGACTGGATGTGTAGCCGTACTTTCAAATTCTGAAGAGGAAGAAGAAATACAGATTGAGTTTGGAAAAGAACGGGCAGGAGAAGTTTGGCACGAAGTTACAGGTAGTGGATATGAAGACATTACAATAGATGAGGAAGGAAATGTCGATTTTAAAGTTGAACCTGAAAAAATTTCTGTATGGATACGTAAAAGTTAA
- the nth gene encoding endonuclease III, whose product MTKKERLKKIFPILEEKFGSPKAALEFETPYQLMIAVILSAQCTDARVNIVTKELFKVVREPKDIRKMDLKTLEKYVKSTGFYKNKAKNIKLNADMMLEKYNDIIPKELEKLIELPGVGRKTANVVLGELWNIREGIVVDTHVKRLSNRIGFVKNDNPEIIERELMKLIPKRDWFVYSHYMILHGRDKCIARKPKCDICEIREYCKYNLDNLKNNNK is encoded by the coding sequence ATGACAAAAAAGGAAAGATTGAAAAAAATATTCCCAATATTAGAAGAAAAGTTTGGCAGCCCAAAGGCTGCACTAGAGTTTGAAACGCCTTACCAGCTGATGATAGCAGTAATTTTATCGGCTCAATGTACTGACGCTCGTGTAAATATTGTTACAAAAGAACTTTTTAAAGTAGTAAGAGAGCCGAAAGATATTAGAAAAATGGACTTGAAGACATTAGAAAAATATGTAAAATCAACAGGCTTCTATAAAAATAAAGCTAAAAATATAAAGTTAAACGCTGATATGATGTTAGAAAAATATAATGATATAATTCCAAAGGAACTTGAAAAATTAATAGAATTACCAGGCGTTGGAAGAAAAACTGCAAATGTTGTCCTTGGGGAGCTGTGGAATATTAGGGAAGGAATTGTTGTTGATACACATGTTAAAAGGCTGTCAAACCGTATAGGATTTGTGAAAAATGATAATCCTGAAATCATAGAAAGGGAACTTATGAAACTTATTCCCAAAAGAGACTGGTTTGTATATTCGCATTACATGATTTTACATGGAAGAGATAAGTGCATTGCAAGAAAGCCAAAGTGTGATATATGCGAAATTAGAGAATATTGTAAGTATAATTTAGATAACTTGAAAAATAATAATAAATAA